A segment of the Allosaccharopolyspora coralli genome:
TACTCAAGAGGACCCCAACGCCGCGAGGCACGAACTGGGGCGGCGGTACCGGATCACTCACCCAAGTTCCAAAACGCCTTCTCACTCAGAGTTGTGCGCCGTCGTCCGAATCTTGGGGCGGGGTGTGACGCAACCGCAGCAGCAACCAGGCGATCCCGCCGCTGATCGAGACCAGCCCGAGGGGCAGCGCGACCGTGCTCACCGAACCGAGCAGGCCCGGCACCACCAACATCACGACACCGAGCACGATCAGTCCGATGCCACCCCAGGTCGACGGCTGCGGCGGGGTGATCGGTGGCGGCTCCGGCGGCTCGAAGTGCCCTTCGTCGTCCTCGGTCTCCGGCCCCGGCTGCCAATCCCGCGGCCCCGTTCCCTCGGCGCTCGGGTTCACCGCGGCCGTCGAGTCGGTACTGGTCGAATCCGGGCTGGTCGAGTCGGTGTTGGTGGAGTCGCGCCGCGAATCCGGGTTCGCGGTGTCGCCTTTCGCCGGGTCGGCACTCCTCGCCCCAGCCTCGGTCGAGTTCCCGCCCTCGGAGTCGAACCGGTCCACGGCACGCGTGTCGGAGCCGTCCGGCCATTGACCCAACGGCGCGTCCCGTTCCAGACCGGCGACGATCTCGGCGAACCGGGCGTCGATGTCCTCGGGCCCGTCGGCACTGTCCCGGCGCGTGCTCATGCCACCTCACCGACCCGGTCGATTCTCTGCACGAACTCGACGCTACCGGCGAAAACGGTGGCAGCGTCGTGGTCCAGGGTGGCCACGTGATGGCTGTCCTGCAGGACGACCTCGGTGACGTCGGTACCGGCGACCCGGTCGAGTACCAGCGTCGAGTTCACCGGCTCCACCACGTGATCCACCGCCGAGCGGTACAGCAGCAGCGGGCGGCGCACCGTCCCCAACTCGGCGCGCACGAGCTGCCAGAGTTCCCGCAGGCTCGCCAACGCCCGCAGTGGTGTGCGGTCGTAGCACAGCTCGACGGCGTCCGGCTTGGCGATGTCGCCGCCGAGGCCTGCGATGCTCGGCACGACACGCGCGAGGACCGGAAGCAGTGCCGCGGTTCGGCGTCGTGTCGTCACCGACGGATTGACCAGCACCAGCCCCGCGATCTCGGGATGCTGTTGGGCCAGCCGCAGCGCGAGGGTCCCGCCCATGGACTGCCCGAACACGAACACCGAGCGACAGCGCGCCTGCAGCTCCTGCAGCGAGCCTTCGGCGGCGTCGTACCAGTCCCGCCACCGGGTGCGCTCGAGCTCCCGCCAACTGGTGCCGTGCCCGGGAAGGCGAGGGCAGCGGACCGTCCACCCCTCCGCCGCGAGATGTTCTCCCCACGCACGCATGCTCTGCGGTGTGCTGGTGAAGCCGTGGCACAACAGGACGCCGATGTCTTCCGAACCGTCGTGGGCGAACGGCTCGGCACCGGGCAGTACGGGCACTGCGACCTCCCCTTCGGCGGTTCACCGCCCGTCTCGGCACGCTCGTCGTTCGATGGATTCCTGCTCGTCACCGGTCGGCGGTGGTCGGCAGATGTGCGCTCGTGCCATCGTCGCACGCGACCACCGCGTTCGGGGTGATTCGGACACGGGACGCCGAACGGATCGTCGCACGGAGCTCGGGTGGCGTATCCCGCGTTGTGTGCGGATCAACGTCTCCGTAGGCTGAGCGGGACTTTCGGGGCGTCAGGGAGGCAGCGGAACAGTGCTGTACTGGGTCATGAAGCACCTCTTGCTCGGTCCCGTCATGAAGCTGTTCTGCAGACCGGCTGTCGAGGGCCACGAGCACGTGCCCGACGAGGGAGCCGCGATCCTGGTGAGCAACCACGTGGCGGTCGCCGATTCGTTCTTCATGCCGTTGATGATGAAGCGGCGGGTCACGTTCCTGGCCAAGCGCGAGTACTTCACCGGAACCGGTCTCAAGGGCCGCTTCAAGCGCTACTTCTTCTCCGGGGTCGGTCAGGTCCCCATCGATCGCTCCAGCGGTGCCGCTGCGCAGGCCGCGCTCGACACCGGCGTCCGGCTTCTCTCCGAGGGCAGGCTGCTCGGTGTCTATCCGGAGGGAACGCGTTCCCCGGACGGCAGGCTCTACAAGGGAAAGACCGGCGTCGCGCGCATGGCGCTGGAGTCCGGAGTCCCGGTGATCCCGATCGCCATGTTCGGCACGAACAAGGTCAACCCCATCGGCTCGAAGATGTGGTATCCGCACAAGGTCGAGGTCAAGGTCGGGGAGCCGTTGGACTTCTCACGGTACGAGGGATTGGCCGGGGACCGGTTCGTCGAACGTTCGATCACCGACGAGATCATGTACGCGCTCATGGAGCTGTCCGGTCAGGAGTACGTCGACATCTACGCTGCGAAGGCCAAGGACGACCTGGCCGCGCAGGGCAAACACATCGCGGGTTGGGAAGTCGACGGCAACCAGAAGGACGACGACGCGCGCACCTCCGGCGGCCGGGTACCCCAGACACGTGCCGGTTGAGGTGCCGTCGGGCAGCCGTCGGCCGGGCACTCTCGACCGTCTAGGGTTGGCCGGTGCGGTTCTTCTACGATTGCGAGTTCATCGAGGACGGCCGGACCATCGACCTGGTGTCGATCGGTGTCGTCGACGAACACGGGCGCGAGTTCTACGCGGTCTCGACCGAGTTCGACGAGAGCAAAGCCGGTCAGTGGGTGCGCAGGAACGTCCTTCCTCAGCTGCCGCCGCCGTCGGACTCGCGGTGGATGTCCCGGTCGCGGATTCGTGACGCGCTCTACGAGTTCCTGACCGCGGATGACGGTGACGTCCAGCTGTGGGCGTGGATCTCCGCCTACGACCACGTCGCGTTCGCCCAACTCTGGGGGGCGATGCCCGCGTTGCCGTCGAAGCTACCGAAGCTCACCCGCGACCTGCGGCAACGGTGGGAGGACGCGGGGAAGCCGACGTTGCCGTCGCCGCCTGCCGACGCGCACGACGCGCTCGCGGACGCGCGCCACAACCTCGTGAAGTGGAACGTGATCCAGGAGGAACTCGGCAAGCGTGGCGGCCCGGTGCACTGAGAACCTATGAGATGCGGGGATTGATTGGCGTGGGTGGTTCCGTGGCGGAACCTCAGCGCCCTCTCGCTGCGGGAACGCTTTCTTGAGTAGCGACCTAGGCGGCGAAAATCGTGTCCTCGCGAGGAGAGCGCTGAGAACCGGCGGGTGGCTGGTGTACTAGGCGGTGGAAACTGCCTACGCAGTGTGCCTGACCGCGACTCTCATTCCGCGCGACCGCTGACGCTTGCTGCACCGATCCAGCCCGTGCCAGAGTGGCACCGATCACAGTGGCGAGTACGAGCGGAGGCGGCATGCGGATCGGAGTCCTCACCGGGGGTGGCGACTGCCCGGGACTCAATGCGGTGATCCGGGCGATCACACGCAAAGGCGTCGAGACCCACGGCCACGAGATCGTCGGATTCCGCAGCGGGTGGCGCGGCTCGATGGAAGGACTCAGCCGGCCGCTCGGGGTCGACGACGTCGAGGACGTCCTGGACCGGGGCGGCACGATCCTGGGCTCCTCCCGCACCAATCCGCACGGCGAGGCCGACGGAGTCGCGCGGGTGCAGGCGACGCTCGCCGAGCAAGGCATCGACGCTCTCGTGGCCATCGGCGGTGAGGACACCCTCGGGGTGGCGCAGCGGCTGCACACTGCAGGCGTGCCCGTGGTGGGTGTGCCCAAGACCATCGACAACGACCTCGACGCCACCGACTACACGTTCGGCTTCGACACCGCCGTGCACATCGCGACCGAGGCCATCGACCGGCTGCGCTCGACGGCCGAGTCGCATCATCGGGCGCTGGTCGTCGAGGTGATGGGCCGCCACGCGGGCTGGATCGCACTGCATTCGGGACTGGCGGGTGGCGCGAACGTCATTCTCGGGCCGGAGAAGCCGTTCAGCGTGGACCAGGTCTGCGAGTGGGTGCAGCGACGGTTCGAGCGGCAGAACGCGCCGATCATCGTCGTCGCCGAGGGAGCGGTTCCCGAGGGTGGCGGCGAGATGTTGCAGACCGGGGAACGGGATGCGTTCGGGCACGTGCGT
Coding sequences within it:
- a CDS encoding DUF308 domain-containing protein — encoded protein: MSTRRDSADGPEDIDARFAEIVAGLERDAPLGQWPDGSDTRAVDRFDSEGGNSTEAGARSADPAKGDTANPDSRRDSTNTDSTSPDSTSTDSTAAVNPSAEGTGPRDWQPGPETEDDEGHFEPPEPPPITPPQPSTWGGIGLIVLGVVMLVVPGLLGSVSTVALPLGLVSISGGIAWLLLRLRHTPPQDSDDGAQL
- a CDS encoding alpha/beta hydrolase codes for the protein MPVLPGAEPFAHDGSEDIGVLLCHGFTSTPQSMRAWGEHLAAEGWTVRCPRLPGHGTSWRELERTRWRDWYDAAEGSLQELQARCRSVFVFGQSMGGTLALRLAQQHPEIAGLVLVNPSVTTRRRTAALLPVLARVVPSIAGLGGDIAKPDAVELCYDRTPLRALASLRELWQLVRAELGTVRRPLLLYRSAVDHVVEPVNSTLVLDRVAGTDVTEVVLQDSHHVATLDHDAATVFAGSVEFVQRIDRVGEVA
- a CDS encoding lysophospholipid acyltransferase family protein is translated as MLYWVMKHLLLGPVMKLFCRPAVEGHEHVPDEGAAILVSNHVAVADSFFMPLMMKRRVTFLAKREYFTGTGLKGRFKRYFFSGVGQVPIDRSSGAAAQAALDTGVRLLSEGRLLGVYPEGTRSPDGRLYKGKTGVARMALESGVPVIPIAMFGTNKVNPIGSKMWYPHKVEVKVGEPLDFSRYEGLAGDRFVERSITDEIMYALMELSGQEYVDIYAAKAKDDLAAQGKHIAGWEVDGNQKDDDARTSGGRVPQTRAG
- a CDS encoding polyadenylate-specific 3'-exoribonuclease AS, giving the protein MRFFYDCEFIEDGRTIDLVSIGVVDEHGREFYAVSTEFDESKAGQWVRRNVLPQLPPPSDSRWMSRSRIRDALYEFLTADDGDVQLWAWISAYDHVAFAQLWGAMPALPSKLPKLTRDLRQRWEDAGKPTLPSPPADAHDALADARHNLVKWNVIQEELGKRGGPVH
- a CDS encoding 6-phosphofructokinase encodes the protein MRIGVLTGGGDCPGLNAVIRAITRKGVETHGHEIVGFRSGWRGSMEGLSRPLGVDDVEDVLDRGGTILGSSRTNPHGEADGVARVQATLAEQGIDALVAIGGEDTLGVAQRLHTAGVPVVGVPKTIDNDLDATDYTFGFDTAVHIATEAIDRLRSTAESHHRALVVEVMGRHAGWIALHSGLAGGANVILGPEKPFSVDQVCEWVQRRFERQNAPIIVVAEGAVPEGGGEMLQTGERDAFGHVRLGGVGTWLADRIAQRTGEESRAVVLGHVQRGGTPTAADRVLATRFGLHALDAVTDGDVGTMVALRGTDIVRVPLAAATAALKTVPLQRYEEAEVLFG